The region ACAAAAAAAACATCGGTGACAAGCAACGTTCCTTATTCCCCATTGCCTTCCTCAAGAATTATTTCTTTTACACCGCTCCAAACTGCAATTTATACAACTCGTGGTACAATCCCCTTTTCGCGATGAGCGACGCGTGGTTCCCCTGCTCGGCGATAACGCCGTTGTCAAGCACGAGGATGTTGTGCGCGTTCTGGATGGTGGAGAGCCGGTGCGCCACGATGATTGAGGTGCGGCCCTCGATCAGGTGCGCGATGGCGTCCTGGATCAGGCGCTCGGTCTCGGTGTCGATGGTGGAGGTCGCCTCGTCGAGCACAAGGATCGAGGGATCGGCGTACAGCGCTCGTCCGAAGGCCAAAAGCTGGCGCTCGCCGGCCGAAAACGTGGCGCCCCGCTCCGCGACCGGCTCGTTTTCGTGTCCCGGGAGGCGGGATATGAATTTGTCAAGGTGTGTGACGTTGCTTACCCGCGAAAACATCGCCGGATCATAGGCGCCGCTCAGCGCCACGTTTTCGCGCAGCGTGCGGGAAAAGAGGAACACGTCCTGCATCACGGTGGCGATGGCGCCGCGCAGCACGCCGTAGGGAATGTCGCTGATGTTGATGCCGTCGATCAGAATGCGCCCCTTTTGGACGGGATATAACCGCGACAGCAGGCTGATGATGGTCGATTTTCCCGCGCCGGTCCCGCCCACGATGGCAAGCGTCTGCCGCGGCTTGACATTAAAGGAAACGCCCTTGAGCACCCATGCGTCCGGATTATACCCGAACCAGACGTCGTCGAACACGATCTCGCCCCGGAACCGGTCCGTTTCGCCGTGCGCCTTGACAAACGCGGCTCGGGCGGCGGCACCGGTCGCCTCGCGCTTTGCGTCCGCGTTGAACACGCCGAGGATCTTCTCGCCGGCCGCCGTGGCGCTCTGCATGATGTCGAATTTCTCCGACAGGTCGGCGATGGGCTCGAAAAACGTGCCGATGTACGAGATGAACATGACCACCAGCCCGTACGACACCATGCCGTCGGCGATCAGGTTCGCGCCGAAGAAAAGCACGGACCCCACCGCGAACCACCGGAAAAAATCGATGAGCGGCCTGAACACGGCGTAAATGTAAACTTGCCTGATGTTCGCGATGTACACGTCCTCATTGATGCGCCGGAACCTGACAAGCTGCTTTGCCTCCTGCACGAAGATCTGCACGATGCGGATGCCGGAGATGTTCTCGTTGATGAACGCGTTGAGGTCCGCGATCTTGGTGCGGATGATCCGGTACGCATCGCGGGCCTTGATGCGGAAGACGAGCGTCACGACGAACAGGAACGGGAACGTCACGGCGACCGCGCACGCCAGCGTGACATTGACAAAAAACATGACCGCGGTGACGCCGATGAGGATGAGGATGTCCTGGAACAGGGTGACCAGCACCGACGAGAACATCTCGTTGAGCACCTCGATGTCGTTGGTGACCCGGTTCACGAGCTTGCCGATGGGGTTTTTGTCGAAAAACGAGATTTCGAGCGAGAGGATGTGGCCGAACAGGTCCCTGCGCAGGTCCCGCATGGAGTGCTGGGAGAGGCGCATGAGCGACACGATCTGCAGATACGACGCCGCGAACTGGACGCAGAAAATGGCGATCATGAGCAGCACGTAGCGCCCGATGCTGCGCACATCGGCCATGCGTAAAGACAGCAGTTCTCTGTTGGTAAATTCCGAAAACGCCTGAGGACGGGCCAGATATGTTTGGCCGGGGAATTCCTTGATGTCGCCCCGGGCAATAAGGCCGGAGAGTTTTTTTTGCGCGGCCTCGCCAAGCAGCGGCCGCTCAATGAGCGTATACTTCTCCGCTGAAAAAATGCCCGATGAAATGAACTTGGCGATTTGCGACTTGGAAAAAAACGAAAGCCTCGATTGGAGAATGAATGATTCCCCGCTGTTGAGTTTGATCGCCCTTGCCATGCGCTTTACAAGTTCGCCATTCCCAGCAGACGTAATCAATCGTTCATCGACAAGATATCCCTGCTTGACAATATAGCGGTCGATGACGGTCTTTGCGATGTACGGGACGGCAAGCGTCGCCGTCGTGATGACCGCCACGCAGAACAGGGAGAAGAAAAGCTGGCCCTTGTATTTCATCACGTATCCGTAAAGGACGCGCATGATTTCCCGGTTGTACAGCTTTGCGCTGGAGGTGTCTTCTTCGTGATAGTAATTCATTTATTATTCCCCAAATATTTTAATCCGGGCGTTTCCCTCGCCTTCGTCAAGACTCAGGCTCGGGTCGGCCGTCCTTCCGGTCCCAGCTTCGCCTCGGGCTGCCACGGCCCCTCTATGCCTTCGGCGAGGGCCGGGCAGCACCGCGCCCCGGCGCGGCCTCCAGTCCTGCCTAACGCGGCGGCGGAGATCCATAATGTTAATAACTTGCAATGGCGCCAATCGCACACTCTTTTCATTATGACAACCATCCGTCACTTATCAATTATCTTTTCTTCTAGCTTTTGCAACCGGTAAAGTCTTGCATAAAACCCGTCTCGCTTCAACAACTCCTTATAGCTCCCCTGTTCCGTAATTTGTCCGTCGTCCAGTACAATAATTGAATCGCAGCGCATCACGGTGGACACCCGGTGGGCGACGACCAGCGAGGTGCGTCCCTTTATCTCTTGTGAAAGCGAGGCGAATATTTTGCGCTCGGTCGACGCGTCGACCGACGAGAGCGCGTCATCGAGCACGAGGATCTTCGGGTTGACCAGCAGCGCGCGGCTGATGGCCAGCCGCTGCTTCTGTCCGCCCGACAGCGTGACGCCGCGCTCGCCGATGGTGGTGGAAAAGCCGTTGTTAAGGTTCAGCATCTCGTCGTATACGGCTGACTGCCGCGCGACGCGCTCCACCGCCGGCCGGGACGCCGCGCCTTCCGCCATGCCGAACGCGATGTTGTTCTCCACGGTATCGGAAAATAAAAACGAGTCCTGCGGAACATACCCGATGGAGCGCCGCAGGGAATCCAGGGGGATGTCGTTGATGTCGTATCCGTCAATTATTATTCTTTCGCGCCCGAGGGGGAACAGGTGAAACAGCAGCGAGATGAGCGTTGTCTTGCCGCTGCCCGGCTTCCCCATGATGCCGAGCGATGAGCCGGCCGGGACGGTGAGGGAAACGTTTTTAAGCACGTCGCGACCGTCCGGTGTATAGCGAAACGTAAGGCCGCGCGCCTCGATATTCCCTTTTGTCACCCCAGCGCCGGGCGCGCCGCTCTTGACTTCCACGTCGGGCCGCGCGTCCATGAGCGCGATCACGCGCTTCGCCGACGCGATGCCGCGCTGGAACATGTTGAACACCCAGCCCACGGCCATCATGGGCCACACGAACAGCCCGATGTAAAACGCGAACGAGACGAACTGGCCCAGCGTTATCCTGCTTTCGATCACGTACCTCCCGCCGAAAAAATAGAGCAGCGACACCGACAGCGAGGCGAGAAACGTTATCATGGGGAAAAAGAACCCGAACAGCCGCACGAGCCTGATGTTCTTTGCCACGTAGCCGTCGCACTCCTTGACAAATCCGTCAAGCTCCTTCCCCTCCTGCACGAACCCCTTGATCACGCGGATGCCCGAAAACGCCTCCTGCGTGCGCGACGAGATGTCGCCGAACGAAGCCTGCACGTCGGCGAACCTGGTCTGGATAACGGCGCCGAACCGCAGCATCACGAACACGATGACCGGCAGCGGCGCCACGGTGAGCAGCGTGAGCTTCACGTTGATCGCCATCATGAACACGAGCGACATCGTGCCCATGAACGCCGCGTCGGTGAGGCCGATCACCCCGAGGCCCGCGGCCATGCGCACGGCGTTGAGGTCGTTGACGAGCAGCGCCATGAGGTCGCCGGTTTTTGTCTTGTTGAAATACGAAAACGACAGGCCGAGCAGCCGGCCGAACATGTCCTCGCGCATCCGCGTCTCTATTTTGCGAGCCGGCCGCATGATGCACAGCCGCCAGAAAAAACGGATCACCACCATGCACCCCGCGAGCGCCGCGATGGTCATCGCATTGGTCAAGATACCGCCGCGGGAAAAATGTTCCTCGCCGAGCAGGTCGACGGTTTTCTGCACGATGCGCGGGATGACGAGCTGGATGAGGTCGACCATGACCAGCAGCGCGATGCCCGCCGCGACCGACCAGGCGTGCTTTTTAAGATAGGAAAGAAGAAAAACGGCGGCTTTTTTGGTGGAGACGGCGGAGTCGGGTTGAGGCATGGAAGAAAAATACTTGCTAATAAAGTTGACGCGTTAGCGGGTTGACGTGTTGACGTGTTAAAAAAATCTGCCGGATCCCAGATCAGAATCTTTGTGCCATTTATTTCACCCGATTACTGTATACGACATTCTTTTCAGCCATGTCATAAATCTCCTTCACCGGCCCGGCCTTTTTAATTTGGAAAGGGTGTAAAATTGGTGGGAGAATGGGGGTCAGGGGATGTTTTTTCTTGATTTACAGCTGATAATTACCCTCTTAAACACCCTCACCCGCGCCGCCATACCCGCGGCGCGGGGAAAGGTCACGCCGCCTTCAGCGCCACGTCCTCGAACTTGACGCCCACGATCGTGGAGACGCCGTGCTCCTGCTGCGTCACGCCGTAGAGCAGGTCGGCAGCCTCCATGGTGCGCTTGTTGTGCGTCACCACGATGAACTGCGTCTGCTCCGAGAACTTCTTGAGGATGCTCACGAAGCGGCCGATGTTCGCGTCGTCGAGCGGCGCGTCAAGCTCGTCGAGGATGCAATAGGCCGACGGCTTGACAAGGTAGAGCGAGAAGAGCAGCGAGATCGCGGTGAGCGCGCGCTCGCCTCCCGACAGCAGGGCGATGCCGCGCATTTTCTTGCCCGCGGGCCGCACGTTGATGGCGATGGCCGCCTCCAGCGGATCGGCGTTCTCCTCGAGCGAAAGGTGGGCCTCGCCGCCCTCAAAGAGCGTGGTGAACATGGTGATGAAGTTCTTCTGCACCTGCTCGAACGTGGCCACGAACTGCACGCGCGCCTCCTTGTCGAGCTTCTTGATCGCCTTTTCAAGGTCGTCGACCGCGGTCTGCAGATCGTCCCGCTGCGCCGTCATCTCGCGCAGCCGCGCGCTCTCGGCCTCGAAATCGGTGAGCGCGGCCATGTTCACATCGCCCAGTCTGCGCAGCCGCTCCTTGAAGGTGTTGATACGCTCGACCACCACGGCCTCCTCCTCTTCCACGCGGAGGAGGTCCTCGGGCGGGGACTCGAGGTCCACTTTGTAAACCTCGAACATCCGCTCGCGGATGCGGCGTTTCTCCTGCTCGTCGCGGGCCTGGTCGAGCTCGAGGCCGTGGAACTTGTTCGACAGCTCCTCGGCCTCGGCCTGGTCGGCCTTGAGCGCCTTGCGCTGTTCCTCGATCCCGATCTGCATGGCGCTCAGCTTGTCGCGCTGCGCGGCCCGCTCCCGCTCGAGCCCGGCTCGTCGTGCGGTCTGCTGCTCGAGCTGCTGCTGCTGGCCCGCGAGCGACGATTCGAGCGCCGCCGCGTCGGCGGCCGCCTGCTGTTTTTCCTGCGCGGTCTTTTCCTTTGTGGCGGTGAAGTGCTTTACATTCTGGACAAGCCGCTCCACGTCCTGGCGCTCCTGGTTGATCCGCGCGGTAAGGCCCATGGTCTCCAGCTCGATGTTCTTGAGATGGTCGGCCATGGCGATGCGCTGCTGCTGCATCTCGGCGAGCGCGGCGCGGGAGAGCTCCACGCGGTTTTCGACGCCCTGCCGCTGCATCACGAGCTCCTCGCAGCGCAGCTCGGCCGTCTTGATTTGCGCGTCGATCTCGACCATGCGCTCCCGCGTGCGGCCGATCTCAAGGCGCAGTTCCTGCATCGAGGCCTCCACGGCGCGGCTCTCGTTCTCGTGGTGCATGATGGTGGTCTCCTGCTCCTGCTGCTGCCTGCGGCCGGTGTTGAGTTTCTCGTCGACCTCCACGAGCGCGAACTTGGCCTCGTCGCGGTTGATGATGCAGATCTCCTTGTCGTGGATAACGCGCTGGTATTCCTTTTCGAACCTCTCAATGTCGGCAATGCATTTTTCGATTTGCTGTTTGCGCTGGAGGATGCCGGGCTGCTGCTTCTTGGGGGCGCCGGCGAGCACGCACCCGTTTTCGAGGCACACCACGCCGTCGCGCGAGGCAAACACCGCGCCGGCGTTCTCGTTGGCGCAAGAAAGGGCCTCGCCCGCGGTCGCCGTGACAAAGGCGTTGCCGAAAAGAAAATCGGCGACGCACGCG is a window of Chitinivibrionales bacterium DNA encoding:
- a CDS encoding ABC transporter ATP-binding protein; this encodes MNYYHEEDTSSAKLYNREIMRVLYGYVMKYKGQLFFSLFCVAVITTATLAVPYIAKTVIDRYIVKQGYLVDERLITSAGNGELVKRMARAIKLNSGESFILQSRLSFFSKSQIAKFISSGIFSAEKYTLIERPLLGEAAQKKLSGLIARGDIKEFPGQTYLARPQAFSEFTNRELLSLRMADVRSIGRYVLLMIAIFCVQFAASYLQIVSLMRLSQHSMRDLRRDLFGHILSLEISFFDKNPIGKLVNRVTNDIEVLNEMFSSVLVTLFQDILILIGVTAVMFFVNVTLACAVAVTFPFLFVVTLVFRIKARDAYRIIRTKIADLNAFINENISGIRIVQIFVQEAKQLVRFRRINEDVYIANIRQVYIYAVFRPLIDFFRWFAVGSVLFFGANLIADGMVSYGLVVMFISYIGTFFEPIADLSEKFDIMQSATAAGEKILGVFNADAKREATGAAARAAFVKAHGETDRFRGEIVFDDVWFGYNPDAWVLKGVSFNVKPRQTLAIVGGTGAGKSTIISLLSRLYPVQKGRILIDGINISDIPYGVLRGAIATVMQDVFLFSRTLRENVALSGAYDPAMFSRVSNVTHLDKFISRLPGHENEPVAERGATFSAGERQLLAFGRALYADPSILVLDEATSTIDTETERLIQDAIAHLIEGRTSIIVAHRLSTIQNAHNILVLDNGVIAEQGNHASLIAKRGLYHELYKLQFGAV
- a CDS encoding ABC transporter ATP-binding protein, which produces MPQPDSAVSTKKAAVFLLSYLKKHAWSVAAGIALLVMVDLIQLVIPRIVQKTVDLLGEEHFSRGGILTNAMTIAALAGCMVVIRFFWRLCIMRPARKIETRMREDMFGRLLGLSFSYFNKTKTGDLMALLVNDLNAVRMAAGLGVIGLTDAAFMGTMSLVFMMAINVKLTLLTVAPLPVIVFVMLRFGAVIQTRFADVQASFGDISSRTQEAFSGIRVIKGFVQEGKELDGFVKECDGYVAKNIRLVRLFGFFFPMITFLASLSVSLLYFFGGRYVIESRITLGQFVSFAFYIGLFVWPMMAVGWVFNMFQRGIASAKRVIALMDARPDVEVKSGAPGAGVTKGNIEARGLTFRYTPDGRDVLKNVSLTVPAGSSLGIMGKPGSGKTTLISLLFHLFPLGRERIIIDGYDINDIPLDSLRRSIGYVPQDSFLFSDTVENNIAFGMAEGAASRPAVERVARQSAVYDEMLNLNNGFSTTIGERGVTLSGGQKQRLAISRALLVNPKILVLDDALSSVDASTERKIFASLSQEIKGRTSLVVAHRVSTVMRCDSIIVLDDGQITEQGSYKELLKRDGFYARLYRLQKLEEKIIDK